The Primulina eburnea isolate SZY01 chromosome 6, ASM2296580v1, whole genome shotgun sequence genome contains a region encoding:
- the LOC140834834 gene encoding uncharacterized protein At4g28440-like has translation MATKAPPRRSQKNGTAAVEKPGLRKPVFVKVDALKPGTTGHTILVKVVNATTVLNKKPRNLNFRGSQNQNTRISECLVGDETGTILFTARNDQVELMKPGNTVILRNSKIDMFKGSMRLAVDKWGLVEVTEPANFVVKEDNNLSLIEYELVNVEDES, from the exons ATGGCGACCAAGGCCCCTCCGAGAAGATCGCAGAAAAACGGAACCGCAGCTGTGGAAAAGCCCGGACTTAGGAAGCCGGTGTTTGTCAAAGTCGATGCCTTGAAGCCGGGGACAACCGGGCATACAATCTTGGTGAAAGTGGTGAACGCGACTACTGTCCTCAACAAGAAACCCCGGAACCTCAATTTTCGTGGTTCGCAGAACCAGAATACTAGAATCTCTGAATGCCTTGTGGGGGACGAAACTGGGACTATACTCTTCACTGCTCGTAACGACCAAG TTGAGCTGATGAAGCCAGGTAATACTGTGATACTTCGGAATTCAAAGATTGACATGTTCAAAGGGTCCATGAGGCTGGCTGTGGATAAATGGGGACTCGTCGAAGTCACTGAACCAGCAAATTTTGTGGTCAAAGAGGACAATAATCTGTCCCTAATCGAGTACGAGTTGGTTAATGTGGAGGATGAATCTTGA
- the LOC140834835 gene encoding uncharacterized protein, which produces MASSVAMKLSFVLLLTLFSSMKTQARDSQFFDKVSSTTTNVAPNKEQPLNNQQQEPNFLPENENGYGLYSHESGQLPPSATTTTAEPTTTTSTTAEPLHKYLPKNYNPVAYVTEPENVQDSSNSFSEDTYTNSLKYNDDENSNYKDGQNYYDNQADQKEYQTREPKYRSYTANTFTANNRYSNDNFNYNGGSSFNSGPQGLSDTRFDSRENNFYNGEEESSFQPQGMSDTRSLENGKYFYDINNEKYSENHPYEGLKGVRATNEYNDRNYYGNSYQNQYEFPKERICLEI; this is translated from the coding sequence ATGGCTTCCTCCGTGGCCATGAAACTTTCGTTCGTCCTCCTCCTTACGCTGTTTTCCTCCATGAAAACACAAGCAAGAGACAGCCAATTCTTCGACAAAGTGTCCTCCACAACCACCAATGTTGCCCCAAACAAAGAGCAACCTctcaacaaccaacaacaagaACCCAACTTCCTGCCTGAAAATGAAAATGGCTACGGACTTTACAGCCACGAATCTGGCCAACTTCCTCCCTCCGCCACCACCACAACAGCCGAACCCACCACCACCACTTCGACAACCGCTGAACCCCTCCATAAATATCTACCAAAGAACTACAACCCCGTGGCCTATGTGACAGAACCAGAAAACGTTCAAGACAGCAGCAATTCGTTCTCAGAAGATACTTACACCAACAGCCTAAAATACAACGACGACGAAAACAGCAACTACAAGGACGGCCAAAACTACTACGACAACCAGGCTGATCAGAAAGAATATCAGACACGAGAACCAAAGTACAGAAGCTACACAGCCAACACCTTCACCGCAAACAACAGATACAGCAACGATAACTTCAACTACAACGGTGGCAGCAGTTTCAACAGCGGTCCACAAGGATTATCCGACACCAGGTTCGACAGCCGTGAGAATAACTTCTACAATGGCGAAGAAGAAAGCAGCTTCCAACCACAGGGGATGAGCGACACGAGATCCCTAGAAAATGGGAAGTATTTTTACGACATAAACAACGAGAAATACAGCGAAAACCACCCGTATGAAGGCTTGAAGGGGGTTCGAGCGACGAACGAATACAATGACAGGAATTACTATGGAAACAGTTATCAGAACCAGTATGAGTTCCCGAAAGAACGAATTTGCCTTGAAATTTGA
- the LOC140834836 gene encoding protein DMP4-like: MESNVENESSHDCYEQELPLLVEKAPPEIDRNLIQQAISQTFESTAHLANLLPTGTVLVFQLLSPIFTNQCHCDPVSRILTAVLVSLCGLSCFFLCFTDSIEDQKGNVCYGLATFRGFWIIDGSLHLQPEVAAKYRLKFIDFAHAWMSILVFGAITLFDQNVVGCFYPNPSDETQEIVTALPVGIGAICSMLFVVFPTRRHGIGFPVAPSLMMLQRQL; this comes from the coding sequence ATGGAGAGTAATGTGGAAAACGAATCATCCCACGATTGTTACGAACAAGAACTCCCTTTACTCGTTGAGAAAGCACCACCCGAAATCGATAGAAACCTCATCCAACAAGCCATTAGCCAAACGTTTGAAAGCACGGCTCACTTGGCCAACCTTCTACCAACAGGAACTGTCCTAGTTTTCCAACTTCTTTCTCCAATATTTACTAACCAATGTCACTGTGATCCAGTTAGCCGTATCTTGACCGCGGTTTTAGTTTCCCTTTGCGGGTTGTCTTGTTTCTTCTTGTGTTTTACGGATAGCATCGAGGATCAAAAGGGTAACGTGTGCTACGGCTTGGCCACGTTTCGCGGTTTCTGGATCATCGACGGATCATTGCATCTACAACCTGAGGTTGCGGCAAAGTATAGGCTCAAGTTTATCGATTTTGCGCATGCGTGGATGTCGATACTGGTATTTGGGGCCATCACTTTGTTCGATCAGAATGTGGTGGGGTGCTTTTACCCGAATCCTTCTGATGAAACACAAGAGATAGTTACCGCACTTCCTGTGGGGATTGGGGCCATCTGCAGCATGTTATTCGTTGTTTTCCCGACAAGACGACATGGAATCGGTTTCCCTGTCGCGCCCAGTTTAATGATGTTGCAACGGCagctttaa
- the LOC140834838 gene encoding uncharacterized protein, producing the protein MKQPSTPLVDQVNGLKPVKVGLYSTSANRETLINLCTSEENFLGWYHIPSIFRSHVLDLQLDCRTLSFATGFTPLLLKPLEEIIDIQRAKNKSSEELADIWDDYHLGRGHIGASIKAKLYHLVEHRAADCRYFVLPLWKGRGYTTMFVQVQMPHMLFTGLEDYKARGTQAAPYFTVSCYTEFADSKDLVLIRGNVVLPSKLSDSEAKWLLETAQFFYLNDQRYKLVERFNKETREFEFKDVLKALDMPIM; encoded by the exons ATGAAACAACCTAGTACTCCACTGGTGGATCAAGTAAATGGGCTTAAGCCCGTTAAAGTTGGGCTCTACAGTACATCGGCGAACAGAGAAACCTTGATCAATCTCTGTACCAGCGAAGAAAATTTTCTGGGCTGGTACCACATTCCCTCCATTTTCAGGTCTCACGTTCTTGATCTTCAGCTTGATTGCAG AACATTGAGTTTCGCGACTGGATTTACCCCACTACTATTAAAGCCTTTGGAGGAAATTATCGATATTCAGAGGGCAAAAAATAAGTCATCCGAAGAACTTGCCGATATTTGGGACGAT TATCACTTGGGAAGGGGCCATATCGGTGCATCAATTAAAGCAAAACTATACCATTTGGTGGAGCACAGAGCAGCAGATTG CCGTTATTTTGTACTTCCATTGTGGAAAGGAAGAGGCTATACAACAATGTTTGTTCAAg TTCAAATGCCACACATGCTTTTCACTGGTCTTGAAGATTATAAAGCGAGAGGAACCCAAGCCGCTCCGTACTTTACTGTTTCATGCTACACAGAATTTGCAGACAGCAAAGACCTGGTGCTTATTCGTGGAAATGTAGTGCTTCCTAGCAAGCTGAGTGACTCAGAGGCAAAGTGGCTTTTGGAAACTGCTCAGTTTTTTTACCTAAACGATCAAAGGTATAAACTGGTGGAGCGATTCAACAAAGAAACACGTGAATTCGAGTTCAAAGATGTTTTGAAAGCATTAGATATGCCCATAATGTAG
- the LOC140834837 gene encoding protein IQ-DOMAIN 9-like: MGSGVWFKNIITRKKSKGNRSQKSQKYSASDKSNGHNEEVLGKDCPVLANGTSEGDHIRIQVENRAATRIQTVYRAYRARKKYRQMKGMTRFKDLVQCDSVKKQASTTLRHLHSWSRIQTQVRARRVHMVTQGRLRQKNLENKMKLEAKLHDLEVDWSAGSETMDEALARIHQREEAAMRRERAMAYAFSHQWRANSDPNFGSGNYELGKENWGWSWMDRWIAARPWESRVPTSVSPKKAPSLQASKTPKNKTPPTIKASVKVKLASPNGKAARRSRKLSYEASERTSVPKVNAKAEDGETKNEQDES; the protein is encoded by the exons ATGGGTTCGGGAGTTTGGTTTAAGAATATAATCACTAGAAAGAAATCCAAGGGTAACAGATCACAAAAATCGCAG AAGTATTCAGCATCTGACAAGTCAAATGGCCACAATGAGGAAGTCTTGGGGAAAGATTGTCCTGTATTGGCCAATGGGACATCTGAGGGAGACCATATACGGATCCAAGTTGAGAATAGGGCTGCAACTCGAATTCAGACCGTGTATCGAGCATATAGG GCTCGGAAAAAATATCGCCAAATGAAAGGAATGACAAGGTTCAAGGATCTGGTGCAATGTGATTCTGTCAAGAAGCAAGCATCAACCACGCTACGTCATCTCCACTCATGGAGCAGAATTCAAACCCAGGTTAGAGCTCGGCGAGTTCATATGGTTACTCAAGGTCGACTCAGGCAGAAGAACCTCGAGAATAAGATGAAGCTCGAAGCAAAGCTTCATGACCTCGAG GTGGACTGGAGTGCAGGTTCTGAGACAATGGATGAAGCTCTTGCAAGAATACATCAAAGAGAAGAAGCAGCAATGAGGCGGGAGCGAGCTATGGCATATGCCTTTTCTCATCAG TGGAGGGCCAACTCCGATCCGAATTTTGGATCAGGAAACTATGAACTTGGCAAAGAAAATTGGGGCTGGAGCTGGATGGACCGGTGGATTGCTGCTCGACCTTGGGAGAGCCGAGTTCCAACATCAGTAAGTCCAAAGAAAGCACCAAGTCTCCAGGCAAGCAAGACTCCTAAAAACAAAACTCCTCCCACGATCAAAGCATCAGTTAAAGTCAAGTTAGCTTCTCCTAATGGAAAGGCTGCTAGAAGATCTCGAAAACTGTCTTATGAAGCATCTGAGAGAACATCTGTTCCGAAAGTGAATGCGAAAGCCGAAGATGGTGAAACCAAGAATGAACAGGATGAATCCTAA
- the LOC140833581 gene encoding GDSL esterase/lipase At5g45920-like: MRPKIYLFGDSITEASFAEGGWGSSLANHFSRTADVVLRGYSGYNTRWALKVKEKVLHPSESSRSPAAVLVFFGANDACIPDRSSAFQYVPLEEYKQNLHAIVAFLKKQWPSSCVLLITPPPIDEAARLLHPLSDNSSGLPERTNEAAGNYSKACLAVASECGVAAVDLWTKMQQFPGWQKAYLVYMCFFFCSKSFHRNRVNPGTKWGDRLTLLLDHSLRAVAYNQNHNIM, from the exons ATGAGACCAAAGATTTATCTGTTTGGAGACTCCATCACGGAGGCGTCGTTCGCAGAAGGTGGGTGGGGTTCTTCTCTTGCGAATCACTTCTCTCGCACG GCGGATGTGGTCTTGAGAGGGTACAGTGGGTACAACACGAGATGGGCTTTGAAGGTGAAAGAGAAGGTGCTGCATCCGTCGGAGAGCAGCCGTTCTCCGGCGGCGGTGCTGGTGTTCTTCGGGGCGAACGACGCGTGTATCCCCGACAGATCTAGTGCTTTCCAATACGTGCCGCTTGAGGAGTACAAGCAGAACCTCCACGCTATCGTTGCTTTTCTCAAG AAGCAATGGCCTTCATCTTGTGTTCTCCTCATCACGCCTCCTCCAATTGATGAAGCTGCACGTCTCCT GCATCCGTTGAGTGACAACTCATCCGGCCTACCTGAGAGGACAAATGAAGCTGCTGGAAACTATTCCAAAGCATGCCTCGCAGTTGCATCTGAATGTGGAGTTGCAGCTGTAGACCTCTGGACGAAAATGCAGCAGTTTCCTGGATGGCAAAAGGCTTATTTAGTGTACATGTGCTTCTTCTTTTGTTCAAAATCTTTCCATCGTAACAGGGTGAATCCAGGAACGAAATGGGGTGACAGACTCACCCTTTTATTAGATCATTCTCTTCGGGCTGTGGCATATAAtcagaatcataatatcatgtaA
- the LOC140834839 gene encoding protein INCREASED PETAL GROWTH ANISOTROPY 1-like — MVAGKVKVAMGLQKSPANAKIKPDVSPKTPSISTPSSAKQQQAQKGSNAAYSRSFGVYFPRASAQVQPRPPDVAELLRLVEELRERESRLKTEILENKLLKESVAIVPVLESEILRKNSELERSGKKIECLETENERLREENEYLHMHLSKQNQKYEEKIKSMQADLSDIKKAVAEREREQEEVSSSSSTTRFCDAANNHKSSGTTKFFRKCMTQNSINFGGFETGNINFKPEIEEKKEVNVGVIEMSERPRHSRSNSDEIPDVSDGLIGLRPPRVPRVPKPPPRPSTSILSSCSSSSSLISSSLSLPSYGSLSDSADRALAEISNIPPPPPPPPPPVKVSSLKCPPPPCSKAAPPPPPPPQKGAIRPVQAKVRRAPEVVEFYHSLMRRDSYSRRDSGGGGSVDTQAAGAAAKDMIGEIANRSSHLLAIKTDVETQGDFIRFLIKEVEDAAFTDIEDIVPFVKWLDDELSFLVDERAVLKHFEWPEQKADVLREAAFGYCDLKKLESEASTFRDDPRQPCSHALKKMQSLFEKLEHGVYNLSRMRESAAKRYKAFQIPMNWMLDTGYVSQIKLASVKLAMKYMKRISAELEMIWGCPEEEELILQGVKFAFRVHQFAGGFDVETMKAFQELRDKARSCNVQYHNQHQQKLVYRSSVSY; from the exons ATGGTGGCTGGAAAAGTAAAAGTTGCGATGGGTTTGCAGAAATCGCCGGCGAATGCGAAGATAAAGCCTGATGTCTCCCCTAAGACTCCATCGATATCCACACCAAGCTCGGCTAAGCAGCAGCAAGCCCAGAAGGGATCTAACGCCGCCTATTCACGTTCTTTTGGCGTTTACTTCCCACGCGCCTCCGCCCAGGTTCAGCCTCGGCCCCCCGACGTCGCGGAGCTCCTCCGCCTTGTGGAAGAGTTACGAGAACGAGAGTCCCGCTTGAAAACAGAAATTTTGGAGAACAAACTGCTGAAAGAGTCCGTCGCCATTGTTCCTGTGCTTGAGAGCGAGATTTTGAGAAAGAATTCAGAACTTGAAAGATCCGGAAAGAAAATCGAATGCTTGGAAACGGAAAATGAAAGACTCAGGGAAGAGAATGAGTATTTGCACATGCACCTCTCCAAACAAAACCAGAAGTATGAGGAGAAAATCAAATCCATGCAGGCTGATTTATCCGATATCAAGAAAGCCGTTGCAGAAAGAGAGCGAGAGCAAGAAGAGGTGTCATCTTCATCATCCACTACGAGGTTTTGCGATGCGGCGAATAATCATAAATCTAGTGGCACAACAAAGTTTTTCAGAAAATGCATGACCCAAAATAGCATTAACTTTGGTGGTTTCGAAACTGGTAATATTAACTTCAAGCCAGAAATTGAGGAAAAGAAAGAGGTAAATGTTGGTGTAATTGAGATGTCTGAAAGGCCGAGGCATTCTCGGAGTAATTCTGACGAAATTCCAGACGTTTCTGATGGGTTAATAGGGCTGAGACCACCCCGCGTTCCTCGTGTTCCTAAGCCGCCGCCGAGGCCATCCACCTCAATTTTATCATCATGTTCTTCGTCTTCCTCTTTAATATCTTCTTCTCTGTCTTTGCCTTCGTACGGCTCTTTATCGGATTCAGCTGACCGCGCGTTGGCGGAGATTTCCAACATTCCTCCTCCGCCACCTCCACCACCGCCTCCGGTGAAAGTTTCCTCCCTGAAATGTCCTCCACCGCCATGTTCGAAAGCTGCACCACCACCTCCTCCGCCTCCTCAGAAAGGGGCAATAAGGCCTGTCCAGGCTAAGGTTCGAAGGGCCCCGGAGGTTGTCGAGTTCTACCATTCCCTCATGAGGAGGGACTcatattcgaggcgggattccGGTGGGGGAGGCTCCGTCGATACCCAGGCGGCCGGAGCTGCGGCCAAGGATATGATAGGGGAGATTGCGAACCGTTCTTCCCATTTACTGGCA ATTAAGACAGATGTGGAAACTCAAGGGGATTTCATCAGGTTTTTGATTAAAGAAGTTGAAGATGCTGCCTTCACAGATATAGAAGATATAGTGCCTTTTGTTAAATGGCTTGATGACGAGCTCTCTTTCTTG GTTGATGAAAGGGCAGTTTTGAAGCACTTTGAATGGCCTGAGCAGAAGGCAGATGTTTTAAGAGAAGCAGCATTCGGGTACTGTGATTTGAAAAAGCTCGAATCTGAAGCCTCCACATTTCGAGATGACCCCAGACAACCTTGTTCTCATGCTCTCAAGAAAATGCAGTCTTTGTTTGAGAA ATTGGAGCATGGAGTATATAACTTGTCAAGAATGAGAGAATCAGCTGCAAAACGATACAAAGCATTTCAAATTCCTATGAACTGGATGCTAGATACCGGTTACGTCAGCCAG ATCAAGCTGGCATCAGTGAAACTGGCCATGAAGTACATGAAACGGATATCCGCTGAGCTCGAAATGATTTGGGGATgtccagaagaagaagagctTATTCTTCAAGGTGTAAAGTTTGCGTTCCGGGTTCATCAG TTTGCTGGTGGTTTTGATGTGGAGACAATGAAAGCATTTCAAGAACTGAGGGATAAAGCTCGATCCTGCAATGTGCAATACCATAATCAGCATCAACAGAAACTTGTTTACAGGTCCTCTGTTTCTTACTGA